One Odontesthes bonariensis isolate fOdoBon6 chromosome 17, fOdoBon6.hap1, whole genome shotgun sequence genomic window carries:
- the erg28 gene encoding ergosterol biosynthetic protein 28 homolog, translated as MSRFLNVLRSWLLMVSVIAMGNTVQSFRDHSFLSEKLYTGTPEFVNGLQARTFGIWTLLSSIIRCACAIDIQNRTLYHITLWTFVLALGHFLSEAFIYKTAPLTIGVMAPLIVASFSILGMLIGFQCIPETQEEVGARQKKRN; from the exons ATGAGCCGCTTTCTGAACGTCCTCCGGAGCTGGTTGCTGATGGTGTCCGTGATCGCGATGGGAAACACCGTGCAGAGTTTCAGAGATCACAGCTTTCTGTCTGAGAAGCTGTACACGGGCACACCAGAGTTTG TGAACGGCCTCCAAGCTCGAACATTTGGCATTTGGACGTTGCTGTCATCGATAATCCGCTGTGCCTGTGCCATTGATATCCAGAACAGAAC GCTGTATCACATCACCTTATGGACATTTGTGCTGGCGTTGGGCCACTTTCTGTCTGAAGCCTTTATCTACAAAACTGCACCACTCACTATTGGAGTCATGGCACCGCTCATTGTTGCAA GTTTTTCAATCCTAGGAATGCTTATTGGATTCCAGTGTATCCCAGAGACTCAGGAGGAAGTGGGAGCACGGCAGAAGAAGAGGAACTAG